The following are from one region of the Methanospirillum hungatei genome:
- a CDS encoding UPF0147 family protein yields MPTPEQTIDICIQMLSAIIDDGTIPRNIRRVADETRTILQNQDRQLGLRAAEAISKIDEISSDPNMPVHARTRVWELVSQLETVPLD; encoded by the coding sequence ATGCCAACTCCAGAACAAACCATCGATATCTGTATCCAGATGTTATCCGCCATTATTGACGATGGCACCATCCCCAGAAATATCCGCCGTGTAGCAGATGAGACCCGTACTATTCTCCAGAACCAGGATCGCCAGCTTGGTCTTCGGGCAGCAGAGGCAATTTCAAAGATTGATGAAATCAGCAGTGACCCAAACATGCCGGTTCATGCACGAACCCGTGTCTGGGAATTAGTGTCGCAACTTGAAACTGTACCGCTCGATTAA
- a CDS encoding Sjogren's syndrome/scleroderma autoantigen 1 family protein gives MTKIKSPDEIMAEYLLKGGKMLSKTCPVCHSPLFEYKGETLCVVCQEEQVARSHHEQQPTTVPLPTSRPVLSQQVPVAPGGLEDEFSLTLRALLIQAREEQDSTRILTLMESVKKGAEAYALLLYGYGRRDNS, from the coding sequence ATGACTAAAATAAAAAGCCCTGATGAGATTATGGCCGAGTACCTCTTGAAGGGAGGGAAGATGCTGTCAAAGACCTGTCCGGTCTGCCATTCACCACTCTTTGAATATAAAGGCGAGACTCTGTGTGTTGTCTGCCAGGAAGAACAGGTTGCACGATCACACCATGAACAGCAGCCTACCACTGTTCCATTACCAACTTCCAGGCCGGTACTGTCACAACAGGTACCAGTTGCACCCGGAGGCCTTGAAGATGAGTTTTCTCTCACCCTTCGGGCTCTTCTGATTCAGGCACGCGAGGAACAGGACAGTACCCGGATTCTTACCCTGATGGAATCGGTTAAGAAAGGGGCTGAAGCATATGCACTTCTTCTTTACGGGTACGGCCGACGGGATAACTCGTAA
- a CDS encoding DEAD/DEAH box helicase encodes MDYISHPFVVPETMQKRTYQFSISMNALEGNTLVVIPTGLGKTAIALIVAASRLYQNGGKVLMMAPTKPLVEQHLRYFQTHLAIPGDDNTKFAMFTGEASPDKRTQEWMAASVILATPQVIKNDIIAGRYDLSDVSLLIVDEGHRAVGNYAYVFLADRYIQTAKEPLILAMTASPGGNKEKIADIVENLHIKSIETRTENDPDVKPYVHEKEVEIIHVDLPAELKIALEDLKALVSDRLNQLKQAGFPVIDQSSLSMKALQEISAIIQQRIAERDASGFAAASIHAELMKLRHAIGLAESQGCMVLKAYLNKLLAEGNAPGGSKASKRIAYDPRFMRLLNRSIEWKEECHPKLLILPDLVQSILEESPETRIIIFATYRDTVKMIVDTLQATGISAERFVGKANKDQEKGLSQKRQIATISRFREGEFSVLVATSVGEEGLDIPSTDVVIFYEPVPSEIRSIQRKGRTGRHSTGRIIVLVTRKTADETFQIVSRRREKAMATGMKNIVGHEKKILQTALPLDQEELQKAKETQEEYFSGPKIIIDDRELVSKVAEYLSSAGAVIRIERLFQGDYKIGDRILVERKTSRDFVDSLIDRDLLDQLRDMARVCPKPVLIIEGGDIYAQRDIHPNAIRGALAAISVSMGITIFQTRDPGDTADLLLVLARREEENGFTERGSSQKETYESLASAQEAIMSAFPDLGPKYARALLTAFGSLKAIIDAEKEDLLHIPGIGAKKAEMIYELSRRPYP; translated from the coding sequence ATGGATTATATCTCCCATCCTTTTGTTGTTCCGGAGACAATGCAAAAGAGGACATACCAGTTCTCTATCTCCATGAACGCTCTTGAGGGAAATACACTTGTTGTTATTCCGACAGGCCTTGGAAAAACAGCAATTGCACTTATTGTTGCAGCTTCCCGTCTGTACCAGAACGGGGGGAAGGTGCTGATGATGGCCCCGACAAAACCTCTGGTCGAGCAGCACCTTCGCTATTTTCAGACTCATCTCGCCATCCCCGGAGATGATAACACAAAGTTTGCGATGTTCACCGGAGAAGCATCACCGGATAAGAGAACTCAAGAATGGATGGCTGCATCGGTGATTCTGGCTACCCCTCAGGTTATTAAAAATGACATCATAGCCGGCAGGTATGATCTCTCGGATGTGTCACTCCTTATTGTGGACGAAGGACATCGTGCAGTCGGAAATTATGCCTATGTCTTTTTGGCAGACCGATACATACAGACAGCAAAAGAACCGCTCATCCTCGCAATGACTGCATCTCCAGGGGGAAATAAGGAAAAGATCGCAGATATTGTCGAGAACCTGCATATCAAATCAATTGAAACAAGGACCGAGAACGACCCGGATGTGAAACCATATGTCCACGAAAAAGAAGTTGAGATCATCCATGTCGATCTTCCGGCAGAACTAAAAATCGCTCTTGAAGATCTAAAAGCACTCGTCAGTGATCGACTTAACCAGCTGAAACAAGCAGGTTTTCCAGTTATCGACCAGTCTTCCCTTTCAATGAAGGCACTCCAGGAGATATCAGCAATTATCCAGCAACGGATTGCAGAACGGGATGCTTCAGGATTTGCTGCGGCCAGTATCCATGCTGAACTGATGAAACTCAGGCATGCCATTGGTTTGGCAGAGTCACAGGGTTGTATGGTCCTGAAAGCCTACCTGAACAAACTCCTCGCAGAAGGAAATGCACCAGGCGGGTCAAAGGCATCAAAGAGGATTGCCTATGATCCCAGGTTCATGAGGCTGCTGAACCGGTCCATCGAATGGAAGGAGGAATGCCACCCGAAACTCCTTATCCTCCCTGACCTGGTACAGTCTATCCTGGAGGAATCACCGGAGACCAGGATCATCATCTTTGCGACCTATCGGGACACGGTCAAGATGATCGTTGATACTCTGCAGGCAACGGGAATTTCTGCAGAACGGTTTGTTGGTAAAGCAAACAAGGATCAGGAGAAAGGACTCTCCCAAAAGAGACAAATTGCTACTATAAGCAGGTTCCGTGAGGGAGAATTTTCCGTATTAGTCGCTACGTCAGTCGGAGAGGAAGGATTAGATATCCCCTCAACCGATGTGGTAATCTTCTATGAGCCGGTCCCCTCTGAGATCCGGAGTATACAGAGAAAGGGAAGAACCGGGCGTCACAGCACTGGACGAATAATTGTTCTGGTTACCAGGAAAACTGCTGATGAGACCTTTCAGATAGTCTCCAGAAGAAGGGAGAAAGCGATGGCAACCGGCATGAAAAATATTGTTGGTCATGAGAAAAAAATTCTCCAGACCGCACTCCCTCTGGATCAGGAAGAACTGCAAAAAGCGAAAGAAACACAAGAGGAGTACTTCTCAGGACCAAAGATTATCATTGATGATCGGGAACTGGTATCAAAGGTTGCCGAATACCTCTCCTCTGCCGGAGCAGTTATACGGATTGAACGGCTTTTTCAGGGCGATTATAAAATTGGTGATAGGATTCTTGTTGAGCGGAAGACTTCCCGTGATTTTGTTGATAGTCTCATCGACCGGGATCTCCTTGATCAGCTCAGAGATATGGCTAGGGTGTGCCCAAAACCTGTCCTGATTATTGAGGGGGGTGATATCTATGCTCAACGGGACATTCACCCGAATGCTATCAGAGGTGCTCTTGCTGCAATTTCTGTCTCCATGGGAATCACGATCTTTCAGACCCGGGATCCGGGTGATACCGCAGACCTGCTCCTGGTCCTTGCACGGAGGGAAGAAGAGAACGGATTTACGGAACGAGGATCCAGCCAGAAAGAGACATACGAGAGTCTTGCATCAGCTCAGGAGGCAATCATGAGTGCATTCCCGGATCTTGGGCCAAAATATGCCCGTGCACTCCTCACAGCATTTGGTTCGCTTAAAGCCATCATCGATGCTGAAAAAGAGGATCTTCTTCATATCCCAGGTATCGGTGCAAAAAAAGCAGAGATGATTTACGAGTTATCCCGTCGGCCGTACCCGTAA
- the glyS gene encoding glycine--tRNA ligase produces MSDVFDNVMDLAKRRGFVWPTTECYGSVAGFIDYGPLGTLVKRRIEDLWRQFYVISEGYYEIECPTIGQEAMYIASGHVKGFSDKMCQCPACNEYLRADHVAEAHNVPNAATLSCEALAEKICTLPCPACNEVLGKVDVFTFNLMFQTTIGPGSQRKGYLRPETAQGIFVDFGRLLRFYRDKLPFGTVQIGRSYRNEISPRQGMIRLREFTQAEAEIFVHPEMKDHPNFERYANYAFPLLSSEQQLGGLEAKTYTMKDAVAQGVIANEYVAYYLALTHELLVTIGVIPERLRFRQHLPDERAHYAEDCWDAEIFSERFGWVETVGIADRTDYDLKAHADQSGDSFTAYIQFEEPRREMRRVINANMGVLGPQYRGKAKVISDALQEVTPGPDGATVVIDGEEIFVPAELYEVKEEEVDVRGVDVRPHVIEPSYGIDRMIYAVLEHSYHEEEVEGEVRKVMRFPSRIAPVQVAIFPLMSRDGLDKMAKEITRTLQMQGILAEYDDSGAIGRRYRRQDEIGTPFAVTVDYDSLEDNTVTLRDRDSMEQIRISKDQLADLIPALIRGKSSFSSLI; encoded by the coding sequence ATGAGCGATGTCTTTGATAATGTGATGGATCTGGCAAAACGCAGAGGGTTTGTCTGGCCAACTACAGAATGCTATGGCTCGGTTGCAGGGTTTATCGATTACGGCCCTCTTGGAACGTTAGTCAAACGCCGTATCGAAGACCTCTGGCGCCAGTTCTATGTAATCTCGGAAGGATATTACGAGATAGAATGCCCAACCATCGGCCAGGAGGCCATGTATATCGCATCCGGACATGTCAAGGGTTTTTCTGACAAGATGTGTCAGTGTCCGGCATGCAATGAATACTTGCGGGCTGACCATGTAGCTGAAGCCCACAATGTCCCGAACGCTGCAACCCTCTCCTGTGAGGCTCTTGCAGAAAAAATATGTACACTCCCCTGTCCTGCATGTAATGAGGTTCTTGGAAAAGTAGATGTTTTTACCTTCAACCTGATGTTTCAGACTACCATTGGACCTGGTTCACAGAGAAAAGGATATTTACGGCCCGAGACAGCTCAAGGTATCTTTGTTGATTTTGGTCGGTTACTCCGGTTTTACCGTGATAAGCTTCCCTTTGGAACCGTGCAGATCGGGCGCTCATATCGGAATGAGATATCTCCCAGGCAGGGAATGATCCGGCTTCGTGAATTCACCCAAGCAGAGGCTGAGATCTTTGTTCACCCTGAGATGAAGGATCACCCGAATTTTGAACGGTATGCAAATTATGCATTTCCTCTTCTCTCATCAGAGCAACAGCTTGGAGGACTTGAGGCAAAAACCTACACCATGAAAGATGCTGTTGCACAGGGAGTTATTGCGAACGAATACGTCGCCTACTATCTGGCCCTGACCCACGAACTGCTCGTCACGATTGGGGTAATTCCAGAACGTCTCAGATTCCGTCAACACCTCCCAGATGAACGTGCACATTATGCAGAAGATTGTTGGGATGCTGAGATTTTCTCCGAACGGTTTGGATGGGTTGAGACGGTAGGAATTGCAGATCGTACAGATTATGACCTGAAAGCCCATGCTGATCAGAGTGGCGATTCTTTTACCGCATATATCCAGTTTGAGGAGCCACGCCGGGAAATGAGACGGGTCATCAATGCTAACATGGGTGTGCTCGGTCCACAGTACCGGGGAAAAGCCAAGGTTATATCAGATGCCCTGCAGGAGGTCACTCCCGGCCCGGATGGAGCAACCGTTGTCATCGATGGGGAAGAGATCTTTGTCCCGGCTGAACTCTACGAGGTGAAAGAAGAAGAGGTGGATGTCCGTGGTGTTGATGTCAGACCTCATGTCATCGAACCAAGTTATGGTATAGACCGGATGATCTATGCCGTACTTGAACACTCATACCATGAAGAGGAAGTCGAGGGTGAAGTCAGGAAAGTGATGCGGTTCCCGAGCAGAATCGCTCCCGTTCAGGTTGCAATATTCCCACTTATGTCACGCGACGGACTGGATAAAATGGCAAAAGAAATTACCAGAACGCTTCAAATGCAGGGTATTCTTGCTGAATATGATGACTCAGGGGCAATCGGGCGTCGGTATCGCAGACAGGACGAGATAGGAACGCCATTTGCTGTGACGGTTGACTATGACTCACTTGAAGATAATACCGTAACTCTTCGTGACCGTGACAGCATGGAACAGATCCGAATTTCAAAAGACCAGCTTGCTGATCTGATACCAGCCCTTATCAGGGGTAAAAGCTCATTCTCTTCACTCATCTGA
- a CDS encoding response regulator receiver protein, translated as MPEEVAKKEQLLQLFANMTGNTKIVEPMKKIHGTLRDSDAVEREIALIMRELLDQGFFKTKLKPIQLAKLICAYYGGKNDTEIARELGDEKLSKTVARARVRMKLFRELDFKMPFDRNQMEHLLVSGKTMKEISEELGISPSTLREYRHVLEAMVDREMDQYLERIRDVMEDRDLTESMTSSATKDAFGESIDITEAELIDIT; from the coding sequence ATGCCTGAAGAGGTCGCGAAGAAAGAACAGCTGTTACAACTGTTCGCCAATATGACCGGTAACACAAAAATTGTGGAACCGATGAAGAAGATCCATGGTACGCTCCGTGATAGTGATGCTGTCGAGCGAGAAATTGCTCTCATAATGAGAGAACTCCTCGACCAGGGCTTCTTTAAGACCAAGCTGAAACCTATTCAGCTTGCAAAGTTGATTTGTGCTTACTACGGTGGTAAAAACGATACGGAAATTGCGAGGGAACTTGGTGATGAAAAACTCTCCAAGACTGTTGCTCGTGCCCGGGTCAGGATGAAACTCTTCCGTGAACTTGACTTTAAGATGCCGTTTGATCGGAACCAGATGGAGCACCTGCTTGTTTCTGGTAAAACAATGAAGGAGATAAGTGAGGAATTGGGGATAAGTCCGTCAACCCTTCGTGAATACCGGCATGTCCTTGAAGCCATGGTTGATCGGGAGATGGATCAGTATCTCGAACGTATCCGTGACGTGATGGAAGACCGTGATCTTACTGAGAGTATGACTTCCTCTGCAACGAAAGATGCCTTTGGTGAATCCATAGACATTACCGAAGCAGAGTTGATTGACATCACCTGA
- a CDS encoding metal-dependent hydrolase, with translation MKIIYPGHSCIVLEGSKSILIDPSVPDSDIRIKPDLVAVTHAHADHLGIAASYSVPIITNNEIAHYLRGKGCTTEAMNIGGTIVVDDVSFTMTQALHSSWIEEAGIGMYGGSAAGFIIRMDGVTVYHAGDTGLFSDMRLIGELYHPDVALIPVGGRYTMGPGEGMMAAEFIGAPIVIPIHYNTFEKIRQDVSEFARAINETTDMTAVILEPGMEYKIPA, from the coding sequence ATGAAAATTATTTATCCTGGCCATTCCTGTATCGTACTGGAAGGTTCGAAATCCATCCTGATTGATCCCTCCGTTCCAGATAGTGATATCAGGATTAAACCTGATCTTGTTGCAGTGACCCATGCTCATGCAGATCATCTGGGTATTGCCGCATCATATTCGGTCCCGATAATTACCAATAATGAGATCGCTCATTACCTCCGGGGGAAGGGGTGCACTACTGAAGCAATGAATATCGGTGGGACTATTGTTGTGGATGATGTTTCATTTACCATGACGCAGGCATTGCATTCATCCTGGATAGAAGAGGCAGGAATAGGTATGTATGGTGGTAGTGCAGCTGGATTTATCATCCGGATGGATGGGGTGACTGTGTATCATGCAGGTGATACAGGTCTGTTTTCAGATATGCGTCTTATCGGTGAGTTATACCATCCTGATGTGGCTCTTATCCCGGTTGGAGGGAGATATACGATGGGTCCAGGAGAAGGGATGATGGCTGCAGAGTTTATCGGTGCTCCAATTGTAATTCCAATACATTACAATACGTTTGAAAAGATACGTCAGGATGTTTCTGAGTTTGCCCGGGCGATTAATGAAACGACAGATATGACAGCAGTTATTCTTGAGCCCGGAATGGAGTATAAGATACCTGCATAA
- a CDS encoding thiamine pyrophosphate-dependent enzyme, which yields MAVWKCSICEYLYDEMSGDQSTNIPPGTPFSSIPDTWRCPICHADKTAFKRVLENSPFTANLPTVSEAIIKNLVHFGIIEYFGVPGTSSLGIIDAIRKNDNARFTLFRHEENAAMAASAYNKLTGKIAACVTIAGPGATNLTTGLYDAKEDRASVLSINGQVEMQYAGPGGFQEIDQDAFFRPVTVFNNTIYDKKMTIKILTMAVQHAVVRNGVAQISVPNDIQKQEIDPEYATVHGVIPNRMIRPDNETLQKAITLIHSSTSPVILAGWGAHSYPSQVETFAERIDAPILSTFRAKGIIPDEHPLYAGILGTVGSPGARTMVEQADLLITLGVGFSKMTRVPEHTRIIQVDYDPIRLGRGKDTLPVYGDVGEVLREILQGIPSSSHSSARNRVEQVKKPWEEIRKTEADDRSTPIRPPYIMEILSKIIPSDAIISVDVGENGWWFGRNFRMKGQKFVMSGYLATMGFGFPGAIAGKIAYPEKRVFCITGDGGFAMAMGDFVTAVKYDLPMVVIILNNHELGMIQVEQQIEKYPNYATALHNPDFLLYAKSCGGEGIRVEKPEELESAVIWATSQDCPVIVDVITDPRRFV from the coding sequence ATGGCAGTATGGAAGTGTAGTATATGCGAATATCTGTACGATGAAATGTCTGGAGATCAATCTACCAATATTCCACCAGGAACCCCTTTTTCATCAATTCCGGATACCTGGCGATGCCCCATCTGTCATGCAGATAAAACTGCATTCAAACGAGTATTAGAGAATAGTCCTTTTACTGCTAATCTCCCTACGGTTTCTGAAGCAATAATAAAAAACCTGGTCCATTTTGGGATCATTGAGTATTTCGGAGTTCCCGGAACAAGCAGTCTTGGTATCATCGACGCCATCCGAAAAAATGATAATGCACGATTTACTCTCTTTCGTCATGAAGAAAATGCTGCAATGGCCGCATCAGCGTACAATAAACTCACCGGAAAAATAGCCGCATGTGTCACTATTGCGGGTCCGGGAGCTACCAACCTGACCACCGGCCTGTATGATGCCAAGGAAGATAGAGCATCTGTCCTTTCAATAAACGGACAGGTAGAGATGCAATATGCTGGTCCGGGAGGCTTTCAGGAGATAGATCAGGACGCATTTTTCAGACCGGTGACTGTTTTCAATAATACCATTTATGATAAGAAAATGACAATAAAAATTCTAACCATGGCAGTGCAACATGCGGTAGTAAGAAATGGTGTTGCACAGATATCAGTTCCAAACGATATTCAAAAACAGGAGATTGATCCAGAGTATGCTACAGTCCATGGAGTTATTCCAAATCGGATGATTCGTCCAGATAATGAAACCCTACAAAAAGCAATAACCCTTATTCATTCATCTACATCTCCGGTAATCCTTGCTGGGTGGGGAGCACATTCCTACCCATCTCAGGTAGAAACATTTGCAGAAAGAATAGATGCTCCAATCCTCTCAACATTTCGTGCAAAAGGAATAATTCCTGATGAACATCCACTGTATGCAGGTATTCTCGGAACGGTTGGATCTCCTGGAGCACGAACAATGGTTGAACAGGCAGATCTGCTCATCACTCTTGGAGTTGGATTTTCTAAGATGACCCGAGTTCCAGAACATACCAGGATAATACAAGTCGATTATGATCCTATTCGTCTTGGCAGGGGAAAAGATACTCTTCCGGTGTATGGAGATGTCGGAGAAGTCTTAAGAGAAATACTTCAAGGTATCCCATCCTCTTCTCATTCAAGTGCAAGAAATCGGGTCGAACAGGTAAAAAAACCATGGGAGGAGATCAGAAAAACTGAAGCAGATGATCGTTCCACTCCTATACGGCCTCCATATATCATGGAAATCCTCTCTAAAATTATTCCATCCGATGCCATAATTTCAGTAGATGTCGGTGAAAATGGCTGGTGGTTTGGAAGAAATTTTCGAATGAAGGGTCAGAAATTTGTCATGTCTGGATATCTTGCTACTATGGGATTTGGATTTCCCGGAGCAATCGCGGGAAAAATCGCATATCCAGAAAAACGAGTGTTTTGCATTACCGGAGATGGCGGATTTGCAATGGCAATGGGTGATTTTGTTACAGCTGTTAAATATGATCTCCCCATGGTAGTAATTATCCTCAATAACCATGAACTCGGAATGATCCAGGTTGAACAGCAGATAGAAAAATATCCTAACTATGCAACTGCCTTGCATAATCCGGACTTTCTTTTATATGCCAAATCATGCGGAGGTGAAGGTATCAGGGTAGAAAAACCTGAGGAACTTGAGTCAGCGGTAATCTGGGCAACCAGTCAAGATTGTCCTGTGATCGTTGATGTAATCACTGATCCCAGACGATTTGTGTAA
- a CDS encoding HD domain-containing protein, which yields MNETFFSIKEYVQRILYEPGSHGFDHTLRVTDLCHTIGMKEQANLDILIPAALFHDIARPVEKKTGIPHEKEGARIAGEYLTSIGYNDPYIPLIQHAIEAHRFSSDPVPVTLEAKILSDADNLDAIGAVGIARTFISSGERNSDIPDAVSHVYEKLLKLKDLMYTQTAEEIAMKRHNFLLYFMSVLENEIK from the coding sequence ATGAACGAAACATTTTTTAGTATAAAAGAATATGTGCAGAGGATATTGTATGAGCCTGGTTCTCATGGATTTGATCATACGTTGCGTGTGACAGATCTGTGTCACACCATCGGGATGAAAGAGCAGGCAAATCTGGATATATTGATCCCTGCTGCACTGTTTCATGATATTGCCCGCCCGGTTGAAAAAAAGACTGGCATACCTCATGAAAAAGAAGGGGCAAGAATTGCCGGAGAATATCTCACATCAATAGGGTATAATGATCCATATATCCCACTCATTCAACATGCAATTGAGGCTCACCGGTTTAGTTCTGATCCGGTACCTGTTACATTAGAAGCAAAAATATTGTCTGATGCTGATAATCTTGATGCAATTGGTGCGGTAGGGATTGCCCGGACATTTATTTCCTCTGGAGAGCGAAATAGCGATATTCCTGATGCAGTGAGTCATGTATATGAGAAATTGTTGAAGTTAAAAGATCTTATGTACACTCAAACAGCAGAGGAAATTGCGATGAAAAGGCATAATTTCCTTCTTTATTTTATGAGTGTACTTGAAAATGAGATAAAATAA
- a CDS encoding LEA type 2 family protein: MNIEHFVLLLMIVVSTILVSGCSSIFQEPSVTVGSVDLAHINATDLSLNITLNVENPNPFGIMFRKITADVSYLNGKEWNQLSHIEKEDIDIMVGESTVLLPVSVRNEDLIKAGFHLLLSGDISIQVTGIAEPSFFGFEPRIPFQETRSIPLKI; encoded by the coding sequence ATGAATATTGAACATTTTGTTTTATTATTGATGATAGTCGTTTCAACAATATTAGTGAGTGGTTGTAGTTCAATTTTTCAGGAACCATCCGTTACAGTTGGATCCGTAGATCTAGCTCACATAAATGCCACTGATCTAAGTCTGAATATAACACTGAATGTGGAAAATCCAAATCCCTTTGGGATCATGTTCAGGAAAATTACTGCAGATGTATCCTACCTGAATGGTAAGGAATGGAACCAGTTAAGCCATATTGAAAAGGAGGATATTGATATAATGGTTGGAGAGAGCACTGTATTGTTGCCAGTATCGGTCAGGAATGAAGATCTGATTAAAGCTGGGTTTCACCTTTTGTTGTCCGGTGATATTTCTATACAGGTTACGGGTATTGCAGAGCCATCTTTCTTTGGATTTGAGCCACGAATCCCCTTTCAGGAGACAAGATCCATTCCCCTAAAAATATGA
- a CDS encoding winged helix-turn-helix transcriptional regulator has protein sequence MNEKNQYHCPVEAALAVIGGKWKALIIWQLKSGTLRFTQIMDHLPMVSPRMLTKQLRELEDDGVIMRVMYPEVPPRVEYSLTPLGISVIPVLESLCSWGSEYLLHTGSSIPEKNCKNK, from the coding sequence ATGAATGAAAAAAATCAATATCATTGTCCAGTAGAGGCTGCTCTAGCCGTAATTGGAGGAAAATGGAAAGCTCTGATTATCTGGCAATTGAAATCAGGGACACTCCGATTTACCCAGATTATGGATCACCTTCCCATGGTATCTCCACGGATGCTTACGAAACAACTTCGGGAACTTGAAGATGACGGTGTAATAATGAGAGTTATGTACCCGGAAGTCCCGCCACGAGTTGAGTATTCTCTTACTCCTCTGGGGATTTCAGTTATTCCAGTTCTCGAATCACTCTGTTCATGGGGATCAGAATATCTCCTTCATACCGGGTCATCAATTCCGGAAAAAAACTGTAAAAACAAGTAA
- the dmpI gene encoding 4-oxalocrotonate tautomerase DmpI yields the protein MPVISLEIAPVGTEKKEELIKNLTKIASEITNISESSFVVLIKEYPLDAIGVGGIPLTDVFAQRAKNQGNSQ from the coding sequence ATGCCTGTCATATCATTAGAAATTGCACCGGTTGGTACGGAAAAAAAAGAAGAACTTATTAAAAATCTCACGAAAATTGCAAGTGAAATAACAAACATTTCCGAATCGTCCTTTGTCGTGCTTATTAAAGAGTATCCTCTTGATGCGATTGGGGTGGGAGGTATCCCCCTGACTGATGTATTTGCACAAAGAGCGAAAAACCAGGGTAATTCTCAGTAA
- a CDS encoding nitroreductase family protein, whose product MTTIAIDSSKCSGCTLCMTLCPYCIIEMKEGESIASVNPNGVQFCSKCGHCASICPEGAITVDFEGAGSIPDYVADSNPTFAQLSRLIAMRRSVRSYKKEPVPRETLEKILDIIRYAPTGMNGQSVRWLIISNPKEVQNLVAGVIEWARQLVKSGAEHPLMPILPMIINAWDHGEDHICHGAPHLVIAYAHKDNPVGFIDATIALTHLDIVAPTLDLGTCWAGIVQIACLSSPDLMASLGLPPDHVSIYGMMIGYPKYKFHQIPKRNALQVIWK is encoded by the coding sequence ATGACCACCATTGCCATTGATTCATCAAAATGTTCGGGGTGCACATTATGTATGACACTCTGCCCGTACTGTATTATTGAAATGAAAGAAGGAGAAAGTATCGCATCTGTAAATCCAAATGGCGTTCAGTTTTGTAGTAAATGTGGCCATTGTGCTTCAATCTGTCCGGAAGGAGCAATAACTGTGGATTTTGAAGGTGCAGGGTCCATTCCTGATTATGTTGCAGATTCAAATCCCACCTTTGCACAACTCAGCAGACTCATCGCAATGCGACGTTCGGTCAGAAGTTATAAAAAGGAGCCGGTTCCCCGGGAAACTTTAGAGAAAATACTGGATATAATCAGGTATGCACCAACAGGTATGAATGGTCAGTCAGTCAGATGGCTGATTATTTCAAACCCGAAAGAGGTTCAAAACCTCGTCGCTGGTGTTATTGAATGGGCTCGTCAATTGGTAAAGTCGGGCGCCGAGCATCCGTTAATGCCGATATTGCCTATGATTATTAATGCATGGGACCATGGGGAAGATCATATCTGCCATGGAGCGCCACATCTGGTAATTGCATATGCTCACAAGGATAATCCAGTAGGATTTATTGATGCGACTATTGCACTGACTCATCTTGATATCGTCGCCCCTACTTTGGATCTGGGCACCTGTTGGGCAGGGATTGTTCAGATTGCTTGCCTCAGCTCACCAGATCTCATGGCAAGTCTGGGTCTCCCACCTGATCATGTCTCTATATATGGAATGATGATTGGATATCCGAAATATAAGTTCCATCAGATTCCTAAACGTAATGCTTTACAGGTTATATGGAAATGA